A single Microcoleus sp. FACHB-672 DNA region contains:
- the glyS gene encoding glycine--tRNA ligase subunit beta, whose amino-acid sequence MPAFLLEVGTEELPATFVGNAIEQWQSRIPASLTEHFLTNDSIDVYATPRRLAVLIKGLPAQQADREEEVKGPPAAAAFKDGKPTPTAAGFAKKQGVELDALEVRPTEKGDFVFVRKSIPGRPTADILKELALQWITSLEGKRLMRWADGDLRFPRPIRWLVALLDEVVLPIELVNNSQPVKSDRISWGHRVLHASPENKGKIEITQASDYVECLRSAYVEVDPNQRVAKIQEQVEAAAQKVGGEAEISPNLLQEVTNLVEWPTAVIGKFDDDFLILPAEVITTVMVTHQRYFPVLKSKDSTELLPYFITISNGDPAKSDIIATGNERVIRARLADGQFFYKSDLAEPLESYVPQLETVTFQEDLGSVRYKVERFSKIADLIAEHLQLTDDECKNIQRAALLCKADLVTQMVYEFPELQGIIGEKYARAGGESEAVAKAIFEHYLPRGANDILPETLTGQTVGIADRLDTLVSIFGLGMLPTGSSDPFALRRAANGIINITWTADLTINLQQLLEQTASNFAADHPKASPTELIEQLQEFFIQRIRTLLQEERGIDYDLVNAVLGENDPEYTERALTDLLDVRDRALFLQEIRNNGKLDEIYETVNRSARLAKQGILDTAQLEPAPVVRPELFQKPSEQTFYDAITQLVPETKASQETRNYQQLVNAIAAITPTVSTFFDGPESVLVMDENLDIRGNRLNLLGLLRNHARVLADFGAIVKG is encoded by the coding sequence ATGCCAGCATTTTTATTAGAAGTCGGTACAGAAGAATTGCCCGCAACCTTTGTCGGTAATGCTATTGAACAGTGGCAATCGCGCATTCCTGCGAGTCTCACTGAACATTTCTTAACAAATGATTCGATTGATGTGTATGCAACACCCCGGCGCTTAGCCGTATTGATCAAAGGACTGCCGGCACAACAAGCAGACCGAGAAGAAGAGGTCAAAGGGCCGCCGGCAGCCGCAGCCTTCAAAGATGGCAAACCGACGCCGACAGCCGCAGGATTTGCCAAAAAGCAAGGTGTCGAACTCGATGCCTTGGAAGTTCGCCCTACGGAAAAAGGCGATTTTGTGTTTGTCCGCAAAAGCATCCCCGGACGCCCCACAGCAGATATTCTCAAGGAACTAGCTTTGCAGTGGATTACCAGTTTAGAAGGCAAACGCCTGATGCGCTGGGCAGATGGAGATTTGAGATTTCCGCGCCCGATTCGCTGGTTGGTGGCACTCCTGGATGAGGTGGTTTTGCCGATTGAATTGGTGAACAATTCGCAGCCGGTGAAAAGTGATCGGATCTCTTGGGGTCATAGAGTTTTGCACGCCTCGCCAGAGAACAAAGGCAAAATTGAAATTACTCAAGCAAGTGATTACGTTGAATGCCTGCGTTCTGCATACGTTGAAGTTGATCCAAATCAGCGGGTTGCTAAAATCCAAGAGCAAGTAGAAGCCGCCGCTCAAAAAGTTGGAGGAGAGGCAGAGATTTCCCCGAACTTATTGCAAGAAGTCACCAATTTAGTTGAATGGCCGACAGCAGTTATCGGCAAGTTTGATGATGACTTTTTAATCCTGCCGGCGGAAGTGATCACCACTGTTATGGTCACACATCAGCGTTATTTTCCTGTGCTAAAAAGCAAAGATTCTACGGAATTACTGCCCTACTTCATCACCATTTCTAACGGCGATCCGGCGAAATCAGACATCATTGCCACCGGCAACGAGCGAGTGATTCGGGCAAGATTAGCAGATGGTCAGTTTTTCTATAAAAGCGACCTGGCCGAACCGTTAGAAAGCTATGTACCGCAGCTAGAAACCGTCACCTTCCAAGAAGATTTGGGTTCAGTGCGCTATAAAGTTGAGCGATTTAGCAAGATTGCTGATTTAATTGCTGAACACCTGCAACTCACAGATGATGAATGCAAGAATATTCAACGGGCTGCTTTGCTGTGTAAAGCCGACCTCGTCACCCAAATGGTCTATGAATTTCCCGAATTGCAAGGGATTATCGGGGAAAAATACGCCCGTGCCGGTGGTGAATCTGAAGCGGTTGCCAAAGCCATTTTTGAACATTATTTGCCCAGAGGTGCTAACGATATTTTACCGGAAACCCTCACAGGCCAAACTGTCGGAATCGCAGACCGGCTCGATACATTAGTCAGCATTTTTGGCTTAGGAATGCTCCCCACCGGCTCCTCAGATCCCTTTGCCCTGCGCCGTGCTGCCAATGGCATCATTAACATTACTTGGACAGCCGATTTAACGATCAATTTGCAGCAATTGCTAGAACAAACGGCCAGTAATTTCGCTGCCGATCATCCCAAAGCTTCCCCGACAGAATTAATCGAACAATTGCAAGAGTTCTTTATTCAGCGCATCCGCACTTTACTGCAAGAAGAACGGGGAATCGATTACGACTTGGTGAATGCTGTTTTGGGAGAAAATGACCCAGAATATACAGAAAGGGCGTTAACAGATTTATTAGATGTGCGAGATCGTGCTCTTTTCCTCCAAGAAATTCGGAACAACGGCAAGCTAGATGAAATTTATGAAACGGTCAACCGTTCCGCCCGTCTTGCCAAGCAAGGTATTTTAGATACCGCTCAACTGGAACCGGCACCTGTTGTCCGTCCAGAACTGTTCCAAAAACCCTCCGAGCAAACCTTTTATGATGCAATCACTCAGCTTGTTCCAGAAACAAAAGCATCTCAAGAAACGCGCAATTATCAGCAGCTTGTAAACGCCATCGCTGCCATTACACCTACCGTCAGCACCTTCTTTGATGGCCCGGAAAGTGTATTAGTCATGGATGAAAATTTAGACATCCGGGGTAATCGATTAAATCTGTTAGGATTGTTGCGAAATCATGCTCGTGTCTTAGCAGATTTTGGCGCAATCGTCAAAGGCTAA